In Burkholderia contaminans, the following proteins share a genomic window:
- the metX gene encoding homoserine O-succinyltransferase MetX: protein MESIGIVAPQTMHFAEPLRLQSGSVIGNYQLVVETYGELNAARSNAVLVCHALNASHHVAGVYADDPRSTGWWDNMVGPGKPLDTNRFFVIGVNNLGSCFGSTGPMSIDPSSGKPYGASFPVVTVEDWVHAQARVADAFGIERFAAVMGGSLGGMQALAWSLMYPERVAHCIDIASTPKLSAQNIAFNEVARSAILSDPDFHGGDYYAHGVKPKRGLRVARMIGHITYLSDDDMAEKFGRALRRADGALDAYNFSFDVEFEVESYLRYQGDKFADYFDANTYLLITRALDYFDPAKAFDGNLTAALAHTQAKYLIASFSTDWRFAPARSREIVKALLDNKRTVSYAEIDAPHGHDAFLLDDARYHNLIRAYYERIANEVGA, encoded by the coding sequence ATGGAATCGATCGGCATCGTCGCTCCACAGACCATGCACTTCGCCGAACCGCTGCGCTTGCAAAGCGGCAGCGTGATCGGCAACTATCAGCTCGTCGTCGAGACGTACGGCGAACTCAACGCCGCGCGCTCGAACGCGGTGCTCGTCTGCCACGCGCTCAACGCGTCGCACCACGTCGCCGGCGTCTACGCGGACGATCCGCGCAGCACCGGCTGGTGGGACAACATGGTCGGGCCCGGCAAGCCGCTCGACACCAACCGCTTCTTCGTGATCGGCGTGAACAACCTCGGCTCGTGCTTCGGCTCGACCGGCCCGATGAGCATCGACCCGTCGTCCGGCAAGCCGTACGGCGCAAGCTTTCCGGTCGTCACCGTCGAGGACTGGGTGCACGCGCAGGCACGCGTCGCCGACGCATTCGGCATCGAGCGCTTCGCCGCCGTGATGGGCGGCAGCCTCGGCGGGATGCAGGCGCTCGCGTGGAGCCTGATGTATCCGGAGCGCGTCGCGCACTGTATCGACATCGCGTCGACGCCGAAGCTGTCCGCGCAGAACATCGCGTTCAACGAGGTCGCGCGCTCGGCGATCCTGTCCGATCCCGACTTCCACGGCGGCGACTACTACGCGCACGGCGTGAAGCCGAAGCGCGGCCTGCGCGTCGCGCGGATGATCGGCCACATCACGTACCTGTCCGACGACGACATGGCCGAGAAATTCGGCCGTGCGCTGCGCCGCGCCGACGGCGCGCTCGACGCCTACAACTTCAGCTTCGACGTCGAGTTCGAGGTCGAGTCGTACCTGCGCTACCAGGGCGACAAGTTCGCCGACTACTTCGACGCGAACACGTACCTGCTGATCACGCGCGCGCTCGACTACTTCGACCCGGCGAAGGCGTTCGACGGCAACCTGACGGCCGCGCTCGCGCACACGCAGGCGAAATACCTGATCGCGAGCTTCTCGACCGACTGGCGTTTCGCGCCGGCCCGCTCGCGCGAGATCGTGAAGGCGCTGCTCGACAACAAGCGCACGGTCAGTTACGCGGAAATCGACGCGCCGCACGGCCACGACGCTTTCCTGCTCGACGACGCGCGCTATCACAACCTGATCCGCGCGTATTACGAACGAATCGCCAACGAGGTGGGCGCATGA
- the metW gene encoding methionine biosynthesis protein MetW yields the protein MNQQALNSLSARADFRTIARWVEPRSTVLDLGCGDGSLLALLMEELDVTGYGIELNDAGVLASAKNGINVIQQNLEDGLRLFEDHSFDIAILSQTLQTIHQTAAILRETARVGRECIVSFPNFGYWPHRLSVLNGRMPVSKALPYQWHNTPNVRVLTIEDFEALAPEVGVTILDRVVLHEGQPIRWGANWRGSLAVYRVKRS from the coding sequence ATGAACCAGCAAGCGCTGAATTCCCTGTCCGCACGCGCGGACTTCCGCACGATCGCGCGCTGGGTCGAGCCGCGTTCGACGGTGCTCGACCTCGGCTGTGGCGACGGCTCGCTGCTCGCGCTGCTGATGGAAGAGCTGGACGTGACCGGCTACGGGATCGAGCTGAACGACGCGGGCGTGCTCGCGAGCGCGAAGAACGGCATCAACGTGATCCAGCAGAACCTCGAAGACGGCCTGCGCCTGTTCGAGGACCACAGCTTCGACATCGCGATCCTGTCGCAGACGTTGCAGACGATCCACCAGACGGCCGCGATCCTGCGCGAAACCGCGCGGGTCGGACGCGAATGCATCGTGTCGTTCCCGAATTTCGGCTACTGGCCGCACCGGCTGTCGGTGCTGAACGGCCGGATGCCGGTGTCGAAGGCGCTGCCTTACCAGTGGCACAACACGCCGAACGTGCGGGTGCTGACGATCGAGGATTTCGAGGCGCTCGCGCCCGAAGTCGGCGTGACGATCCTCGACCGCGTCGTGCTGCACGAAGGCCAACCGATTCGATGGGGAGCGAACTGGCGTGGTAGTCTTGCTGTCTACCGCGTCAAGCGCAGCTGA
- a CDS encoding AmpG family muropeptide MFS transporter, producing MSKTPHEAPALTAHEDHPGWRAYLNTHMLICVFLGFTSGLPLFTLVYLVQAWLRSEGVNLKEIGLFALIQFPYTWKFLWAPLMDRYVPRLPGWRPGRRRGWLLLTQLLVAGAIAALGFVSPRDSIWTVAALTTLVAFFGASADIVIDAYRRELLRDTEQGLGNAIHVNAYKLAALIPGSLALILSDHLPWDVVFALTGAFMLPGILMTLVVREPEVVGAPPRNLRDAIVLPFREFIQRDGWAGALLVIAFIFLFKIGDTMATTLSTSFFLDIGFSRTEIGIVAKTTALVASVAGGIIGGIWLVKIGIGRGLWIFGALQMVSTLGFAWLAQLGPGSPVLAMLYDFTVSTSHAIASVLSVFGMAVTPQFSPMTVALALVYGFETFTTGLTMAAFVAYIASTTDPRYTATQFALFTSLASVPRTLASAASGFIVAKIGWFDYFIVCTALAIPGMLLLFKIAPWNGTARNGEASRAQ from the coding sequence ATGTCGAAAACGCCACACGAGGCGCCCGCACTCACCGCTCACGAGGATCACCCCGGCTGGCGAGCCTACCTGAACACGCACATGCTGATCTGCGTGTTCCTCGGTTTCACGTCGGGTCTGCCCCTCTTCACGCTCGTCTACCTCGTGCAGGCATGGCTGCGCTCCGAGGGCGTGAACCTGAAGGAAATCGGCCTGTTCGCGCTGATCCAGTTCCCGTACACGTGGAAGTTCCTGTGGGCGCCGCTGATGGACCGCTACGTCCCGCGCCTGCCCGGCTGGCGGCCGGGCCGCCGGCGCGGCTGGCTGCTGCTCACGCAGCTGCTGGTGGCGGGCGCGATCGCCGCACTCGGCTTCGTGTCGCCGCGCGACTCGATCTGGACGGTGGCCGCGCTCACCACGCTCGTCGCGTTCTTCGGCGCGAGCGCCGACATCGTGATCGACGCCTACCGCCGCGAGCTGCTGCGCGACACCGAGCAGGGCCTCGGCAACGCCATCCACGTGAACGCGTACAAGCTCGCCGCGCTGATCCCCGGCTCGCTGGCACTGATCCTGTCCGACCACCTGCCGTGGGACGTCGTGTTCGCGCTCACCGGCGCGTTCATGCTGCCGGGCATCCTGATGACGCTCGTCGTGCGCGAGCCCGAAGTGGTCGGCGCGCCGCCGCGCAACCTGCGCGACGCGATCGTGCTGCCGTTCCGCGAATTCATCCAGCGCGACGGCTGGGCCGGCGCGCTGCTCGTCATCGCGTTCATTTTCCTGTTCAAGATCGGCGACACGATGGCCACCACGCTGTCGACGTCGTTCTTCCTCGACATCGGCTTCTCTCGCACCGAGATCGGCATCGTCGCGAAGACCACCGCGCTCGTCGCGAGCGTCGCCGGCGGCATCATCGGCGGCATCTGGCTCGTGAAGATCGGCATCGGCCGCGGGTTGTGGATCTTCGGCGCGCTGCAGATGGTGTCGACGCTCGGCTTCGCGTGGCTCGCGCAGCTCGGCCCCGGTTCGCCCGTGCTCGCGATGCTGTACGACTTCACCGTGTCGACGAGCCATGCGATCGCGTCGGTGCTGTCGGTATTCGGCATGGCCGTCACGCCGCAATTCAGCCCGATGACCGTTGCGCTCGCGCTCGTCTATGGCTTCGAAACCTTCACGACGGGCCTGACGATGGCCGCGTTCGTCGCGTACATCGCGAGCACGACCGACCCGCGCTATACGGCCACGCAGTTCGCGCTGTTCACGAGCCTCGCGTCGGTGCCGCGCACGCTCGCATCGGCCGCGAGCGGCTTCATCGTCGCGAAGATCGGCTGGTTCGACTACTTCATCGTGTGCACCGCGCTCGCGATTCCCGGCATGCTGTTGCTGTTCAAGATCGCGCCGTGGAACGGGACCGCACGCAACGGCGAGGCCAGCCGTGCGCAGTAA
- a CDS encoding M48 family metallopeptidase codes for MRSNGLHRLARVAASLSVGAAALAAGFAHATDAGTSAATAAGSAPAAAPASPPANSTAAAPAQPATAEPAQPTGATASTKAYAQSSQQVRYGDAIAFRTLIPSPLLEQLTANEYAQIVQAAADSNRLLPANQPRVKRLRAIVAKLAPYSVKWNDRVKSWAWDVNAIRSRDIRLTCLPGGKVLVYGGLLDRVRLNDDELGVLLAHGIAHALREHARSNFSATSQTSLRAAALPPLFGVGEPLPQALNLGERLQSLHYDPTDETEADVIGGDIAARAGFDPRAAITLWDKLAVATRGNKATGFIYTHPYSTARRQDLLNRLPDLMPLYAKAVGKRVDTLPDYAGISAQRRKIVRR; via the coding sequence GTGCGCAGTAACGGCCTGCATCGCCTCGCGCGCGTTGCGGCTTCGTTGAGCGTCGGTGCTGCGGCGCTTGCCGCGGGGTTCGCCCATGCGACCGACGCCGGCACGTCCGCGGCCACCGCCGCGGGTTCCGCACCGGCCGCGGCACCGGCTTCGCCGCCGGCGAATTCAACGGCCGCCGCACCCGCTCAGCCAGCCACCGCCGAACCCGCGCAGCCGACCGGCGCCACCGCGTCGACGAAAGCTTATGCGCAGTCCTCGCAGCAGGTCCGTTACGGCGACGCCATTGCGTTTCGCACGCTGATTCCGTCGCCGCTGCTCGAGCAGCTCACCGCGAACGAATACGCGCAGATCGTGCAGGCCGCCGCCGACAGCAATCGCCTGCTGCCCGCAAACCAGCCGCGCGTGAAGCGCCTGCGTGCGATCGTCGCGAAGCTCGCGCCGTATTCGGTGAAATGGAACGACCGCGTGAAGAGCTGGGCGTGGGACGTCAACGCGATCCGCTCGCGCGACATTCGCCTGACCTGCCTGCCGGGCGGCAAGGTGCTCGTGTACGGCGGCCTGCTCGACCGCGTCCGCCTGAACGACGACGAGCTCGGCGTGCTGCTCGCGCACGGCATTGCGCACGCGCTGCGCGAACATGCGCGCAGCAACTTCAGCGCGACCTCGCAGACGTCGCTGCGCGCGGCCGCGCTGCCGCCGCTGTTCGGTGTCGGCGAGCCGCTGCCGCAGGCACTGAACCTCGGCGAACGCCTGCAGTCGCTTCACTACGACCCGACCGACGAGACCGAGGCCGACGTGATCGGCGGCGACATCGCCGCACGTGCGGGCTTCGATCCCCGCGCGGCGATCACGCTGTGGGACAAGCTCGCGGTCGCGACGCGCGGGAACAAGGCGACGGGCTTCATCTATACGCACCCGTACAGCACTGCCCGCCGCCAGGACCTGCTGAACCGCCTGCCGGATCTGATGCCGCTGTACGCGAAGGCCGTGGGCAAGCGTGTCGACACGCTGCCCGACTACGCGGGCATCAGCGCACAGCGGCGCAAGATCGTGCGGCGCTGA
- a CDS encoding AraC family transcriptional regulator — protein MSFEPLFNDSGDRMQRRMVELHTRLAPNEGDTLAAIDGVRFIRVSRPAPRMPVLYEPSIIVVCQGRKLGYLGERSFVYDAQQYLVLSVPLPFECETFASQDEPFLAISIRVDLAVIAELAILLDETLGAAVSEPLGVYSTPLDAPLADAVLRLLEALASPHDTRVLGPAIMREIAYRVLTGEQGDAIRAALVQQHHFGRIAKALRRIHADLKADLDVETLAREAGMSLAVFHAQFKHVTATSPMQYVKAARLHQARLMMVQDGVGAGAAAARVGYASASQFSREFKRLFGRSPGDEVRWMRESGSRPVGDRAAIDLTT, from the coding sequence ATGAGCTTCGAGCCCCTTTTCAACGACTCGGGCGACCGGATGCAGCGCCGCATGGTCGAGCTGCATACGCGCCTCGCGCCGAACGAGGGCGACACGCTCGCGGCGATCGACGGCGTGCGCTTCATCCGCGTGAGCCGTCCTGCGCCGCGCATGCCGGTGCTGTACGAGCCGAGCATCATCGTCGTGTGCCAGGGGCGCAAGCTCGGCTATCTCGGCGAGCGCTCGTTCGTGTACGACGCGCAGCAGTACCTCGTGCTGTCGGTGCCGCTGCCGTTCGAATGCGAGACCTTCGCGAGCCAGGACGAGCCGTTTCTCGCGATCTCGATCCGCGTCGATCTCGCGGTGATAGCCGAGCTCGCGATCCTGCTCGACGAGACGCTCGGCGCGGCCGTCAGCGAGCCGCTCGGCGTCTATTCGACGCCGCTCGATGCGCCGCTGGCGGATGCCGTGCTGCGGCTGCTCGAAGCGCTCGCGTCGCCGCACGACACGCGCGTGCTGGGCCCCGCGATCATGCGGGAGATCGCGTATCGGGTGCTGACGGGCGAGCAGGGTGACGCGATCCGCGCGGCGCTCGTCCAGCAGCATCACTTCGGCCGCATCGCGAAGGCGCTGCGGCGCATCCATGCCGACCTGAAGGCCGATCTCGACGTCGAGACGCTCGCGCGCGAGGCCGGGATGAGCCTCGCGGTGTTCCATGCACAGTTCAAGCACGTGACGGCGACATCGCCGATGCAGTACGTGAAGGCCGCCCGGCTGCACCAGGCGCGGCTGATGATGGTGCAGGACGGGGTCGGCGCCGGTGCGGCGGCCGCACGCGTCGGCTATGCGAGCGCGTCGCAGTTCAGCCGCGAGTTCAAGCGGCTGTTCGGCCGGAGCCCGGGGGACGAGGTGCGCTGGATGCGTGAGAGCGGAAGCCGGCCGGTTGGCGATCGGGCTGCGATCGACCTGACGACCTGA
- a CDS encoding NAD(P)-dependent alcohol dehydrogenase yields the protein MSTTYAYAATDSRSPLAPFEFQRRALRDLDVQIDVLYCGVCHSDLHQARNEWRNTIYPVVPGHEIVGRVTATGPEVTRFKVGELVGVGCLVDSCRTCPSCADGLEQYCENGFVGTYNGQDRVTGDITFGGYSTQLVVDEAFVLRVPETLDPAGAAPLLCAGITTYSPLRQWNVGPGKKVGIVGLGGLGHMGVKLARAMGAHVVLFTTSPSKIEDGKRVGAHEVVISKDEAQMNAHLNSFDFILNTVAAQHDLNPFLHLLKRDGTMTLVGAPEHDHPSPQVFNLIFKRRRLAGSLIGGIAETQEMLDFCAEHGITSDIETIPMQQINAAYERMLKSDVKYRFVIDMASLKQ from the coding sequence ATGAGCACTACCTATGCCTACGCGGCGACCGATTCGCGCTCGCCGCTCGCCCCGTTCGAATTCCAGCGTCGCGCACTGCGCGACCTCGACGTCCAGATCGACGTCCTCTACTGCGGCGTCTGCCACTCGGACCTGCACCAGGCCCGCAACGAATGGCGCAACACGATCTATCCGGTCGTGCCGGGCCATGAAATCGTCGGCCGCGTGACCGCGACCGGCCCGGAAGTGACGCGCTTCAAGGTCGGCGAACTGGTCGGCGTCGGCTGCCTCGTCGATTCGTGCCGCACCTGCCCGAGCTGCGCCGACGGCCTCGAGCAATATTGCGAGAACGGCTTCGTCGGCACCTACAACGGCCAGGATCGCGTGACGGGCGACATCACGTTCGGCGGCTATTCGACGCAGCTCGTCGTCGACGAGGCGTTCGTGCTGCGCGTGCCCGAGACGCTCGACCCGGCCGGTGCCGCGCCGTTGCTTTGCGCGGGGATCACGACCTACTCGCCGCTGCGGCAGTGGAACGTCGGCCCCGGCAAGAAGGTCGGCATCGTCGGGCTCGGCGGCCTCGGCCACATGGGCGTGAAGCTGGCGCGCGCAATGGGCGCGCACGTCGTGCTGTTCACCACGTCGCCGTCGAAGATCGAGGACGGCAAGCGGGTCGGCGCGCACGAAGTCGTGATCTCGAAGGACGAAGCGCAGATGAACGCGCACCTGAACAGCTTCGACTTCATCCTGAACACGGTCGCCGCGCAGCACGACCTGAACCCGTTCCTGCACCTGCTGAAGCGCGACGGTACGATGACACTCGTCGGCGCGCCGGAGCACGACCATCCGTCGCCGCAGGTGTTCAACCTGATCTTCAAGCGCCGCCGCCTCGCCGGCTCGCTGATCGGCGGGATCGCGGAAACGCAGGAAATGCTCGACTTCTGCGCGGAGCACGGGATCACGTCGGATATCGAAACGATTCCGATGCAGCAGATCAACGCGGCCTACGAGCGGATGCTGAAGAGCGACGTGAAGTACCGGTTCGTGATCGACATGGCGTCGCTCAAGCAGTAA
- a CDS encoding exodeoxyribonuclease III: MMRVITANLNGIRSAAKKGFFEWLGEQNADCVCVQEIKVSADDLPAEFVEPHGFKSYFHHAEKKGYSGAGVYSRREPDDVIIGFGSSEFDAEGRYVEARYGKLSVVSVYVPSGSSGEERQQAKYRFMDEFMPHLAALKKKREVILCGDVNIVHKEIDIKNWKSNQKNSGCLPEEREWLTKLFDDVGYIDVFRTLDQRPEQYTWWSNRGQAYAKNVGWRIDYQIATPGVAGTAKSTSIFKDIKFSDHAPLTVDYDYKK; the protein is encoded by the coding sequence ATGATGCGAGTGATTACCGCCAACCTGAACGGCATCCGCTCCGCCGCGAAGAAGGGCTTCTTCGAGTGGCTCGGCGAACAGAACGCCGATTGCGTGTGCGTGCAGGAAATCAAGGTCTCGGCCGATGACCTGCCGGCCGAATTCGTCGAGCCGCACGGCTTCAAGAGCTATTTTCACCACGCCGAGAAGAAGGGCTACAGCGGCGCGGGCGTGTATAGCCGCCGCGAGCCCGATGACGTGATCATCGGCTTCGGCAGCAGCGAATTCGATGCCGAGGGGCGCTACGTCGAGGCGCGCTACGGCAAGCTGTCGGTCGTGTCGGTGTACGTGCCGTCCGGCTCGAGCGGCGAAGAGCGCCAGCAGGCGAAGTACCGCTTCATGGACGAGTTCATGCCGCACCTCGCCGCGCTGAAGAAGAAGCGCGAGGTGATCCTGTGCGGCGACGTGAACATCGTCCACAAGGAAATCGACATCAAGAACTGGAAGAGCAACCAGAAGAACTCGGGCTGCCTGCCGGAAGAGCGCGAGTGGCTCACGAAGCTGTTCGACGACGTCGGCTACATCGACGTGTTCCGCACGCTCGATCAGCGCCCGGAACAGTACACGTGGTGGAGCAACCGGGGCCAGGCGTATGCGAAGAACGTCGGGTGGCGGATCGATTACCAGATCGCGACGCCGGGCGTGGCCGGCACCGCGAAAAGCACGTCGATCTTCAAGGACATCAAGTTCAGCGACCATGCGCCGCTGACGGTGGACTACGACTACAAGAAGTGA
- a CDS encoding polyphosphate kinase 2 family protein, producing MAKQPSLDDFRVPYSTREKEAAAFKLDAFDPAAKPFSSGSKDDDRARLSAVSTELDVQQERLHTQQKKRVLLVLQGMDTSGKDGTVRAVFREVDPLGLRVVPFKAPTPIEAAHDFLWRVHAQVPAAGELAIFNRSHYEDVLVPRVLDLIDAKECERRYRQIRDFETMLFENGTTIVKCFLHISKDEQRARLQARIDDPTKHWKFDISDLDARKHWDAYQGAYRDALAATSAEHAPWYVIPANSKTHRNVMIAELLLRTMTDMKLEFPPAKPELEGVKIR from the coding sequence ATGGCGAAACAACCGTCGCTCGACGATTTCCGCGTGCCGTACAGCACGCGCGAGAAGGAAGCCGCAGCATTCAAGCTGGATGCGTTCGACCCGGCCGCGAAGCCGTTCTCGTCCGGTTCGAAGGACGACGACCGCGCGCGGCTGTCGGCCGTGTCGACCGAGCTCGACGTGCAGCAGGAGCGCCTGCACACGCAGCAGAAGAAGCGCGTGCTGCTCGTGCTGCAGGGGATGGACACCAGCGGCAAGGACGGCACCGTGCGCGCGGTATTCCGCGAGGTCGATCCGCTCGGCCTGCGCGTCGTGCCGTTCAAGGCGCCCACGCCGATCGAGGCCGCGCACGATTTCCTGTGGCGCGTGCATGCGCAGGTGCCGGCCGCGGGCGAGCTCGCGATCTTCAACCGCAGCCACTATGAAGACGTGCTCGTGCCGCGCGTGCTCGACCTGATCGACGCGAAGGAGTGCGAGCGCCGCTACCGGCAGATCCGCGATTTCGAGACGATGCTGTTCGAGAACGGTACGACGATCGTCAAGTGCTTCCTGCACATCTCGAAGGACGAGCAGCGCGCGCGGCTGCAGGCGCGCATCGACGATCCGACCAAGCACTGGAAATTCGACATCTCCGATCTCGATGCGCGCAAGCACTGGGACGCGTACCAGGGCGCGTACCGTGACGCGCTCGCCGCGACGTCGGCCGAGCACGCGCCGTGGTACGTGATCCCGGCGAACTCGAAGACGCACCGCAACGTGATGATCGCCGAGCTGCTGCTGCGCACGATGACCGACATGAAGCTGGAATTCCCGCCGGCGAAGCCTGAACTCGAAGGCGTGAAGATCCGCTAA
- the gatB gene encoding Asp-tRNA(Asn)/Glu-tRNA(Gln) amidotransferase subunit GatB, translated as MATQWEVVIGLETHAQLSTVSKIFSGASTQFGAEPNTQACPVDLALPGVLPVLNRGAVERAIRFGLAIGSTIAPRSIFARKNYFYPDLPKGYQISQYEIPVVQGGQITIQVPANEKAGKPAYEKTVNLTRAHLEEDAGKSLHEDFAGMTGIDLNRAGTPLLEIVTEPEMRSAAEAVAYAKALHGLVVWLGICDGNMQEGSFRCDANVSVRPVGQEKFGTRAEIKNLNSFRFLEEAINFEVRRQIELIEDGGEVVQETRLYDPDKRETRSMRSKEDAHDYRYFPDPDLMPLVIGQDWIERVQSGMPELPAAMQQRFADEYGVSAYDAGVLTSSKAMAAYFEAVVAKAGTANAKIAANWLMGDVSSQLNRDGIEIDAIPVSAAQLALVLQRIADGTISNKIAKEIFATIWDEKATDEGAADRIIDAKGLKQISDTGALEAIIDEVLAANAKSVEEFRAGKEKAFNALIGQAMKATKGKANPQQVNELLKKKLG; from the coding sequence ATGGCTACTCAATGGGAAGTCGTCATCGGTCTCGAGACGCACGCGCAACTGTCGACCGTCTCGAAGATTTTCTCGGGCGCGTCGACGCAGTTCGGCGCCGAGCCTAATACGCAGGCGTGCCCGGTCGACCTGGCGCTGCCGGGCGTGCTGCCGGTGCTGAACCGCGGCGCGGTCGAGCGCGCGATCCGCTTCGGCCTCGCGATCGGCTCGACCATCGCGCCGCGCAGCATCTTCGCGCGCAAGAATTATTTCTACCCCGATCTGCCGAAGGGCTATCAGATCAGCCAGTACGAGATTCCGGTCGTGCAGGGCGGCCAGATCACGATCCAGGTGCCCGCCAATGAAAAGGCCGGCAAGCCTGCGTACGAGAAGACCGTCAACCTGACCCGCGCGCACCTCGAGGAAGATGCGGGCAAGTCGCTGCATGAAGACTTCGCCGGGATGACGGGGATCGACCTGAACCGTGCGGGCACGCCGCTGCTCGAGATCGTCACCGAGCCGGAAATGCGCAGCGCGGCCGAGGCGGTCGCCTACGCGAAGGCACTGCACGGGCTTGTCGTGTGGCTGGGCATCTGCGACGGCAACATGCAGGAAGGCTCGTTCCGCTGCGACGCAAACGTGTCGGTGCGCCCGGTCGGCCAGGAGAAGTTCGGCACGCGCGCGGAAATCAAGAACCTGAACTCGTTCCGGTTCCTCGAGGAAGCGATCAATTTCGAAGTGCGTCGCCAGATCGAGCTGATCGAGGACGGCGGCGAGGTCGTGCAGGAAACGCGCCTCTACGATCCGGACAAGCGCGAGACGCGTTCGATGCGCAGCAAGGAAGACGCGCACGATTACCGCTACTTCCCCGACCCCGACCTGATGCCGCTCGTGATCGGCCAGGACTGGATCGAGCGCGTGCAGTCCGGCATGCCCGAGCTGCCGGCCGCGATGCAGCAGCGTTTCGCCGACGAATACGGCGTGTCCGCGTACGACGCGGGCGTGCTGACGTCGAGCAAGGCGATGGCCGCGTACTTCGAGGCCGTGGTCGCGAAGGCCGGCACCGCGAACGCGAAGATCGCCGCGAACTGGCTGATGGGCGACGTGTCGTCGCAGCTGAACCGCGACGGCATCGAGATCGACGCGATTCCGGTCTCGGCCGCGCAGCTCGCGCTCGTGCTGCAGCGCATCGCCGACGGCACGATCTCGAACAAGATCGCGAAGGAAATCTTCGCGACGATCTGGGACGAGAAGGCGACCGACGAAGGGGCGGCCGACCGCATCATCGACGCGAAGGGGCTGAAGCAGATCTCCGACACCGGCGCGCTCGAAGCGATCATCGACGAGGTGCTCGCGGCGAACGCGAAGTCGGTCGAGGAATTCCGTGCGGGCAAGGAGAAGGCGTTCAACGCGCTGATCGGCCAGGCGATGAAGGCGACCAAGGGCAAGGCCAACCCGCAGCAGGTCAACGAACTGCTGAAGAAGAAGCTCGGCTGA